The nucleotide sequence AGCTGTTCCTCATTGTTTATGGAGGCAATCTTTCGATAGATATCGAACTTCACCGAAGGGGCCTTGATATAGGTGTCGGGAATAAAACCTGTGTAATCAAGTTCGAGGAATACTTCCTTATCCTCTTCTTTCAACCCTTCCTTCCTTAGATCCCGGATTGCCTCATCAAGGATTCGGATATACATATCAAGACCAACGGAGGAGAGCTGTCCGCTCTGTTCACGGCCAAGGAGATTCCCGGTTCCCCTGATCTCCATATCCTTCATGGCCACCTTGAAACCAGAACCGAGTTCTGTGTGTTCACTGATAATCTTGAGCCGTTTCACTGCGATTTCACTGAGGGCGCTCCCCTGGGGATAGAAGAGATAGGCATAAGCCTGACGGTCATTGCGCCCCACCCTTCCCCTGAGTTGGTAGAGCTGGCTCAGTCCATATCGATCAGCCCGGTCGATGATCATGGTATTTACATTGGGAATATCAATACCATTCTCGATGATGGTGGTAGAAACCAATACCTGAATTCCCTCATGGACAAAGCGCCTCATGGTGTCTTCCAGTTTTCGGCTGTCCATCTGCCCATGAGCACTCTCAATGATCAAATCCGGCAACAAAGACGTCAACTGCTGGACCACTTCTTCAAGACTCTCAATCCGATTGTGCAGGAAGAAGACCTGACCACCACGATCCACTTCCTCCCTGATCGCCCGGACAATGACATCCTGATCGTACTCTCCGATGTGTGTCTCAATGGGACGGCGGGCGATGGGAGGGGTTGCCAACAGTGACATGTCCCTGATCTTCAGAAGTGACATGTAGAGGGTTCTCGGAATGGGTGTGGCGCTGAGGGAAAGCGAATCAATACTGTTCCTCAATACCTTGATACGCTCCTTGTCCTTGACACCGAAACGCTGTTCCTCATCAACGATCAAGAGACCAAGATCCCGATACATGATATCCTTCTGCAGAATCCGATGCGTACCGAACAGTACATCAACCTTTCCCTCGGCAACACTCAACAAGGTTGCTTTCTGATCTTTCTTGGGTACGATTCTGGAGAGTTGTGCACAACGGACAGGAAAACTTCCCAACCTGCTGACAAAGTTCTGGTAATGCTGCTCTGCAAGAATGGTGGTAGGGGCCAGAAACGCAACCTGCTTTCCTCCCATAACCGACTTGAAGGCAGCGCGGAAAGCAATCTCGGTTTTCCCATAGCCAACATCACCACAGACAAGACGGTCCATGACCATCGGCTTCTCCATATCCTCCTTGATGTCCTCGATACAGGACAGCTGGTCAGCTGTCTCATCGAAGGGGAAGGATGCCTCGAACTGCAATTGCCAATCAGTATCCTTGGGAAAAGCAAATCCTGGGCTGTTCTGTCGCTTTGCGTAAAGGGTTATCAGATGCTTCGCAAGGTCCTCGGCTTTTTTTCGGGCCTTGGCTTTCTTGTTCTCCCAACTGATGCCACCAAGCTTATCCAGTTTGGGGCTCCCCCCGTCGCTTCCGATGTAGCGCTGGACCAGATTTGCCTGTTCAATGGGAACATAGAGCATCTCACTGTCGGCATATGCAATCTTGATGAAATCACGTTCACGGTCAAAACTGGAAACCCGGTCAATCTTGACGAATTTTCCCACCCCGTAGTTCACATGGACTACATAGTCTCCCTCATTCAGATCAACAAATGAGTCCAGGGGGGTCGACTGGGTATGTTGCAGGGTCTTGACTACCTGCCTTCTTCGTCCAAATATCTCGTGCTCACAGATGGCAATGATTTTCGCTCTTGGAAGGGAGAATCCTCCAGAGAGTTCCATCCTCTCATAGGACAGGAAGGGGAAAGCGCTGAGCATCTGGCTCAATCGTTGCAGCTGCAACTGGTTCTCTGCAAAGATGGTCACCTTCCACCCCTGTTTCTCAAAACTCTTGAGATCTTCCTTGAGCAGGGTAAAATTCCCGAAGTAGGAACGAGGTCCTTCTATATCGAACTTGAAGGCACCAGGGGCCTGACCTGCAAGATCCATCACAGTGATTGAATATCGGCAGGAGCTCTGGAAGAGAGGAAAATCGAGCAACAACTCATCTGGTTTGAGTGCATCACGATCTTCCAGGAAAGCTTGACGATAGAGTGACTTTGCCTCAAGCTGCAAGCTATGGAAGCTGGTAGCGAGTCGCTTGTCCCCGATGAAACAGAACAGGTCATCGTCATCGAGGTACCCCTTTATCGAAGAGGTGATGAACTTGTCAGTAGCATCCACCAAGGACAAGGTGAAGTGATCAACCGAGGACCGTGTTTCCTGAGTGATGGGATCGAAACTACTAATTTTACCCACCTGATCCCAATCTGCGTAGATCCTGAAAGGATGGTCGCTCTCATAGGGAAAAATATCCATGACCTCCCCTCTCAAGCTGAATTCACCGATTGCATTGGTTGATACAGTATTGATATAACCAGCCCGTGAGAGTTGTTCTGCAATGGTGGTGCTGTCAAAAGCCCCGCCAACCCTAACCGATAGGGAAGAGGCTGAGAGTGTCTCAGGACTGACCAGGGGGCCTACAAAAGCCCTCAGGTGGGTTACGATCATCCCATGACGCATCTCAGTGATGGAAGTCAACCGATTGAGCTGGTCATACTCAACATTGTCCCCGCTGAACGCTGTATAGAGCTTTCTCCCATTGCTGGGAAGATAGATTGTCTTGAGTTCATTGCTGTAAGGTGCATC is from uncultured Sphaerochaeta sp. and encodes:
- the mfd gene encoding transcription-repair coupling factor, with the translated sequence MQTPISTLVQSYIKNSTAYKAYGTTTRHLHLEGLEGYPLAQFLRMISRKHKGRIWVICPTEESAKDLLKDSGVSHNQDAPYSNELKTIYLPSNGRKLYTAFSGDNVEYDQLNRLTSITEMRHGMIVTHLRAFVGPLVSPETLSASSLSVRVGGAFDSTTIAEQLSRAGYINTVSTNAIGEFSLRGEVMDIFPYESDHPFRIYADWDQVGKISSFDPITQETRSSVDHFTLSLVDATDKFITSSIKGYLDDDDLFCFIGDKRLATSFHSLQLEAKSLYRQAFLEDRDALKPDELLLDFPLFQSSCRYSITVMDLAGQAPGAFKFDIEGPRSYFGNFTLLKEDLKSFEKQGWKVTIFAENQLQLQRLSQMLSAFPFLSYERMELSGGFSLPRAKIIAICEHEIFGRRRQVVKTLQHTQSTPLDSFVDLNEGDYVVHVNYGVGKFVKIDRVSSFDRERDFIKIAYADSEMLYVPIEQANLVQRYIGSDGGSPKLDKLGGISWENKKAKARKKAEDLAKHLITLYAKRQNSPGFAFPKDTDWQLQFEASFPFDETADQLSCIEDIKEDMEKPMVMDRLVCGDVGYGKTEIAFRAAFKSVMGGKQVAFLAPTTILAEQHYQNFVSRLGSFPVRCAQLSRIVPKKDQKATLLSVAEGKVDVLFGTHRILQKDIMYRDLGLLIVDEEQRFGVKDKERIKVLRNSIDSLSLSATPIPRTLYMSLLKIRDMSLLATPPIARRPIETHIGEYDQDVIVRAIREEVDRGGQVFFLHNRIESLEEVVQQLTSLLPDLIIESAHGQMDSRKLEDTMRRFVHEGIQVLVSTTIIENGIDIPNVNTMIIDRADRYGLSQLYQLRGRVGRNDRQAYAYLFYPQGSALSEIAVKRLKIISEHTELGSGFKVAMKDMEIRGTGNLLGREQSGQLSSVGLDMYIRILDEAIRDLRKEGLKEEDKEVFLELDYTGFIPDTYIKAPSVKFDIYRKIASINNEEQLHSLSSELSDRFGPPPEEVANLLYIAQIKIICRKLSIIHLTDRRGVVTIEFGKVADLNVNKVMNLIALSNKRVWLDMRKMNIMYMKTDAVSLKDKAVFLMEKLQRLL